A portion of the Pseudarthrobacter defluvii genome contains these proteins:
- a CDS encoding glutamine amidotransferase has product MLPFLLLATRAEDAAAEDEYAAYLRYGGLEERELIRVRLEAAPLPSLDLSRYSGVIVGGSPFTSSDPPEHKSPVQHRVEQELAALLDQLVDLDFPFLGACYGVGTLGSHQGAVIDRTYGEPLGAVEVELTEEGLQDPILQGMPQTFTALTGHKEAVSSLPPHAVLLARAASCPVHMFRIKANLYATQFHPELDADGLVTRIDIYRHAGYFPPESAEELMAAARQFTVTEPMAVLKNFVARYAR; this is encoded by the coding sequence ATGCTGCCTTTCCTGCTCCTGGCCACCCGTGCGGAGGATGCCGCCGCGGAGGACGAATATGCCGCCTACCTGAGGTACGGCGGGCTTGAAGAACGGGAGCTGATCCGCGTCCGGCTCGAGGCCGCTCCCCTGCCCTCGCTGGACCTTTCGAGGTACTCCGGCGTGATCGTCGGCGGCAGCCCGTTCACCTCCAGCGACCCGCCCGAACACAAGAGCCCCGTCCAGCACCGGGTGGAGCAAGAGCTGGCAGCACTCCTGGACCAATTGGTGGACCTCGATTTCCCGTTCCTGGGTGCCTGCTATGGAGTGGGCACGCTCGGGAGCCATCAAGGCGCTGTGATCGACCGGACCTACGGCGAGCCGCTGGGCGCCGTGGAGGTGGAACTGACGGAGGAGGGACTGCAGGACCCCATCCTGCAGGGCATGCCGCAAACCTTCACAGCGCTGACCGGGCACAAGGAAGCCGTCAGCTCGCTGCCCCCGCATGCTGTGCTGCTGGCACGGGCCGCCTCCTGCCCGGTCCACATGTTCCGCATCAAGGCCAATCTCTACGCCACGCAGTTCCACCCCGAACTTGACGCCGATGGGCTGGTCACCCGCATCGACATTTACCGGCACGCCGGCTACTTCCCGCCCGAATCAGCGGAGGAGCTGATGGCGGCAGCGCGGCAGTTCACCGTCACGGAGCCCATGGCCGTGTTGAAGAACTTCGTGGCCCGCTACGCCCGCTGA
- a CDS encoding acetyl/propionyl/methylcrotonyl-CoA carboxylase subunit alpha, which yields MSANLEQSAGTTQPSLTKVLIANRGEIAVRIIRAARDEGIASVAVYADPDRDALHVRLADEAYALGGTTAAESYLVMDKIIDAARQSGADAIHPGYGFLAENAQFAARVIEAGITWIGPSPEAISALGDKVQARHIAEKVGAPLVPGTADPVESAAEVLDFVDQYGLPVAIKAAFGGGGRGIKVARTREEIPELYESAVREATAAFGRGECFIERFLDAPRHVETQCLADSHGNVVVVSTRDCSLQRRNQKLVEEAPAPFLTEDQNRRLYESSKAILKEAGYLGAGTCEFLVGQDGTISFLEVNTRLQVEHCVSEEVTGIDLVREQFRLARGEELGYGDPEVRGHSIEFRITGEDPGRNFLPAPGTLRVLRNPTGPGVRVDSGVEQGDVISGNFDSMLSKLIITGASRPQALQRARRALEEMVVEGIPTVIPFDLAVVSDPAFAPAEGPFKVHTRWIETEFTNNLPAWTPDAAADTDGSAEDRQRVVVEVGGKRLEVVLPASLGTPGTAAAATGKPGKSKKRSRSAGPAAATGNALTSPMQGTIVKVAVAHGDTVSEGDLVVVLEAMKMEQPLTAHRSGIITGLTATAGETVSAGAIIATIED from the coding sequence TTGTCAGCAAATTTGGAGCAGTCCGCAGGAACCACGCAGCCGAGCCTCACAAAGGTGCTGATCGCCAACCGCGGCGAAATCGCCGTGCGCATCATCCGGGCGGCCCGGGACGAAGGCATCGCCTCCGTTGCCGTCTACGCCGACCCGGACCGCGACGCCCTGCACGTCCGGCTAGCTGACGAGGCCTACGCCCTGGGCGGCACCACCGCCGCCGAGTCCTACCTGGTCATGGACAAGATCATCGACGCCGCGCGCCAGTCCGGCGCCGATGCCATCCACCCCGGCTACGGCTTCCTTGCCGAAAACGCCCAGTTCGCAGCCCGCGTGATCGAGGCCGGCATCACCTGGATCGGCCCCTCCCCCGAGGCCATCTCCGCCCTGGGCGACAAGGTCCAGGCCCGGCACATCGCCGAAAAAGTCGGTGCTCCGCTGGTGCCCGGCACGGCCGACCCCGTGGAGTCCGCTGCCGAAGTCCTCGATTTCGTGGACCAGTACGGGCTCCCCGTGGCCATCAAGGCTGCCTTCGGCGGCGGCGGGCGCGGCATCAAGGTTGCCCGTACCCGGGAAGAAATCCCCGAACTGTACGAATCCGCCGTCCGCGAGGCCACCGCCGCATTCGGACGCGGTGAATGCTTCATCGAACGCTTCCTGGACGCTCCGCGCCACGTTGAGACCCAGTGCCTGGCCGACTCCCACGGCAACGTCGTGGTGGTGTCCACCCGCGACTGTTCACTGCAGCGGCGCAACCAGAAACTCGTGGAGGAGGCCCCGGCCCCGTTCCTCACCGAGGACCAGAACCGCCGCCTGTACGAATCCTCCAAGGCCATCCTGAAAGAGGCCGGCTACCTGGGCGCGGGCACCTGCGAATTCCTGGTGGGCCAGGACGGCACCATTTCCTTTCTTGAGGTCAACACCCGCCTTCAGGTGGAGCACTGCGTCTCCGAGGAAGTCACCGGCATCGATTTGGTCCGCGAACAGTTCCGGCTGGCCCGCGGCGAGGAACTGGGCTACGGCGACCCCGAAGTCCGCGGCCACTCCATCGAATTCCGCATCACCGGCGAGGACCCGGGCCGGAACTTCCTGCCCGCCCCCGGCACCCTCCGCGTCCTCAGGAACCCCACCGGCCCCGGTGTGCGCGTGGACTCCGGCGTGGAGCAGGGCGACGTCATCAGCGGCAACTTCGACTCCATGCTGTCCAAGCTCATCATCACCGGCGCCAGCCGACCCCAGGCCCTGCAGCGTGCGCGCCGCGCCCTGGAGGAGATGGTGGTGGAGGGCATTCCCACCGTCATCCCGTTCGACCTCGCTGTCGTCTCGGACCCCGCGTTCGCGCCTGCCGAAGGCCCGTTCAAGGTCCACACCCGCTGGATCGAAACCGAGTTCACCAACAACCTGCCGGCATGGACCCCGGACGCGGCTGCCGATACTGACGGCTCCGCCGAGGACCGGCAGCGCGTGGTGGTGGAGGTGGGCGGCAAGCGCCTTGAGGTGGTCCTTCCCGCGTCCCTGGGCACTCCGGGAACCGCGGCTGCCGCCACCGGTAAGCCGGGCAAGTCCAAGAAGCGCTCCCGCTCCGCAGGCCCGGCGGCCGCCACCGGCAACGCCCTGACCTCCCCCATGCAGGGAACCATCGTCAAGGTGGCCGTGGCCCACGGCGACACGGTATCCGAAGGCGACCTGGTGGTGGTCCTCGAGGCCATGAAGATGGAACAGCCCCTCACCGCGCACCGCTCCGGCATCATCACGGGCCTGACCGCCACTGCGGGCGAGACGGTGTCCGCGGGCGCCATCATCGCCACCATCGAGGACTAG
- a CDS encoding MMPL family transporter, translating into MALLLYRLGKFSYRRRWLVISLWLAVLVAVGGSAAAFHGTLSNNFQIPGTETQRIADKLKQDLPAASGGSATIVFEAPDGGFTDGSRAAVTDALKKLQDLPEVRGTVDPFATQAQVDQAGKAITDGEQQLAAGQSQLDASRAQLEAGKAQLAAAEQQLTAAGAPAALIEAQLGQQKAALAQGQAKLDAGTQELETNKAKLELGKRQAQAASAIRFVSEDNKAAVAQVQFNTSINGLAPAVRKQVQEIAHETSSAGVKAFASKEITEDISALFGTAEIVGIAVAALVLILMLGTLVAAGLPLLMAIMGVGVGVGITFALSGLFDMSSISPMLALMLGLAVGIDYSLFIVNRHRTQLLAGMDPEESVARANGTSGNAVVFAGLTVIIALAALVVPGLPFLTVMGLAAAGTVAVAVLVAITLTPAMLSLIGRRIISKRAWAKSEAHNAEPDHEAADLAFDRERSTRGWGGLVTKHPWIALIAGILLLGTLALPATQLQLALPDGGSEPVESEAYQAYDLTARSFGEGVTGPIVAVGEFPANLDAAQAQKLQYDIADKLRAVDNVVAAVPVALSEDRRTAVFQVIPKEGPASASTVKVVSELRGLNGEIKADYDVTMGLTGQTAGNVDVSTKLGDALPPYLAIVVGLSLVLLLLVFRSIVVPLLATGGFLLSLSAAFGAVVAVYQWGWLGNVFDVANPGAVLSFLPIILIGVLFGLAMDYQVFIASGMREAYMHGSSAKEAVRVGFRHAAAVVTAAAIIMVSVFSGFIFSHLTMVRPLGFAMAFGVLFDAFVVRMTIVPAVMYLLGARSWWLPRWLDRILPDVDVEGAKLNRGQAAPVSGELVH; encoded by the coding sequence ATGGCACTCCTCCTCTACCGCCTCGGCAAGTTCTCCTACCGCCGGCGCTGGCTTGTCATCTCCCTCTGGCTTGCCGTGCTGGTGGCCGTCGGCGGTTCCGCCGCGGCCTTCCATGGCACGCTGTCCAACAACTTCCAGATCCCGGGCACCGAGACACAGCGGATCGCGGACAAGCTCAAGCAGGATTTGCCTGCCGCCTCCGGCGGAAGCGCCACGATCGTCTTCGAAGCCCCCGACGGCGGGTTCACGGACGGGAGCCGCGCGGCCGTCACGGATGCACTGAAGAAGCTGCAAGACCTGCCCGAGGTCCGCGGCACGGTAGATCCGTTCGCCACCCAGGCCCAGGTGGACCAGGCCGGCAAGGCCATCACCGATGGCGAACAGCAACTGGCGGCAGGCCAATCGCAGCTGGATGCCTCCCGCGCCCAGCTGGAGGCGGGAAAGGCACAGCTGGCGGCAGCAGAGCAGCAGCTCACTGCCGCCGGAGCCCCGGCAGCGCTGATCGAGGCCCAGCTGGGCCAGCAGAAGGCCGCCCTGGCGCAGGGCCAGGCAAAGCTCGACGCCGGCACCCAGGAACTGGAGACCAACAAGGCCAAGCTGGAACTCGGCAAACGCCAGGCCCAGGCCGCCTCGGCCATCCGCTTCGTCTCCGAAGACAACAAAGCCGCCGTGGCGCAGGTCCAGTTCAACACCTCCATCAACGGTCTGGCCCCGGCCGTCCGCAAGCAGGTACAGGAGATCGCCCACGAGACGTCCTCCGCGGGCGTCAAGGCCTTTGCCAGCAAGGAAATCACCGAGGACATCTCGGCCCTCTTCGGCACGGCGGAAATCGTCGGCATCGCCGTGGCGGCGCTGGTCCTCATCCTCATGCTGGGCACGCTGGTGGCGGCCGGACTGCCGCTGCTGATGGCTATCATGGGCGTCGGCGTGGGCGTGGGCATCACCTTCGCCCTGTCCGGCCTGTTCGACATGAGCTCCATCTCCCCCATGCTGGCCCTCATGCTGGGCCTCGCCGTCGGCATCGACTACTCCCTGTTCATCGTCAACCGGCATCGGACCCAGCTCCTGGCCGGCATGGACCCTGAAGAGTCCGTGGCCCGGGCCAACGGAACCTCCGGCAACGCCGTCGTCTTCGCCGGCCTTACCGTGATCATCGCCCTTGCCGCCCTGGTGGTCCCCGGGCTGCCGTTCCTCACCGTCATGGGCCTCGCGGCGGCGGGAACCGTGGCCGTGGCCGTCCTCGTCGCCATCACCCTGACCCCCGCCATGCTGTCCCTCATCGGCCGGCGCATCATCTCCAAACGCGCCTGGGCCAAGTCCGAGGCACACAACGCCGAACCGGACCACGAGGCGGCAGACCTTGCCTTCGACCGCGAACGCAGCACCCGCGGCTGGGGCGGCCTGGTCACCAAGCACCCGTGGATTGCACTGATCGCCGGCATCCTCCTGCTGGGCACCCTTGCCCTTCCCGCCACCCAGCTCCAGCTGGCATTGCCGGACGGCGGCTCCGAGCCGGTGGAGTCCGAGGCCTACCAGGCCTACGACCTGACCGCCCGCAGCTTCGGTGAAGGCGTCACCGGACCGATCGTGGCCGTGGGCGAGTTCCCCGCGAACCTGGATGCGGCCCAGGCGCAGAAGCTGCAGTACGACATCGCGGACAAGCTCCGTGCCGTGGACAACGTGGTGGCCGCCGTACCGGTGGCCCTCAGCGAAGACCGCCGCACCGCCGTGTTCCAGGTCATCCCCAAGGAGGGCCCCGCCAGCGCCAGCACCGTCAAGGTCGTCTCCGAACTGCGCGGCCTCAACGGGGAAATCAAGGCCGACTACGACGTCACCATGGGCCTGACCGGGCAGACCGCCGGCAACGTGGATGTCTCCACCAAGCTTGGCGACGCCCTGCCGCCCTACCTGGCCATCGTCGTCGGACTTTCCCTGGTCCTGCTGCTGCTGGTGTTCCGCTCCATCGTGGTCCCGCTGCTGGCCACGGGCGGCTTCCTGCTGTCCCTGTCCGCAGCCTTTGGGGCCGTGGTTGCCGTATACCAGTGGGGCTGGCTGGGGAACGTCTTCGATGTGGCCAACCCCGGCGCCGTGCTGAGCTTCCTGCCCATCATCCTGATCGGCGTGCTGTTCGGCCTGGCTATGGACTACCAGGTGTTCATCGCCTCCGGCATGCGCGAGGCCTACATGCATGGTTCATCAGCAAAGGAAGCGGTGCGGGTGGGCTTCCGGCACGCGGCAGCTGTGGTTACGGCCGCGGCGATCATCATGGTGAGCGTGTTCTCCGGCTTCATCTTCAGCCACCTCACCATGGTCCGGCCGCTGGGCTTTGCCATGGCCTTCGGCGTCCTATTCGACGCCTTCGTGGTCCGCATGACCATCGTGCCGGCCGTGATGTACCTGCTGGGCGCCAGGTCCTGGTGGCTGCCCCGCTGGCTCGACCGGATCCTGCCGGACGTGGACGTGGAGGGCGCCAAGCTCAACCGCGGACAGGCCGCACCGGTTTCCGGCGAGCTGGTCCACTAG
- a CDS encoding Maf family protein — MLHLILASQSPARTKLLAEAGIRHAVLVSDVDEAAVQERYGVTDPHDTALLLARAKAEAVASLPEAEGALVLGCDSVFEFDGEAHGKPYTADVARERMLRMSGRAGVLHTGHWLVDCRDTDDDGSGGRGSGATLGAVASAEVSFLDMEPAEIDAYIATGEPLHCAGSFTIDGLGGAFIRKVDGDPHAVVGLSVSTLRGLLAAANVRITDLWPHR; from the coding sequence GTGCTCCATCTGATCCTCGCTTCCCAGTCCCCCGCCCGCACCAAGCTCCTGGCCGAGGCCGGCATCCGGCACGCCGTGCTGGTGTCCGACGTCGACGAGGCCGCCGTCCAGGAACGGTACGGCGTCACGGACCCGCACGACACCGCCCTGCTGCTGGCCCGGGCCAAGGCGGAGGCCGTCGCGTCCCTTCCAGAGGCGGAGGGGGCGCTCGTGCTGGGCTGCGACTCCGTCTTCGAGTTCGACGGCGAGGCGCACGGCAAGCCCTACACCGCCGACGTCGCCCGCGAGCGGATGCTGCGGATGAGCGGCAGGGCCGGCGTGCTGCACACGGGCCACTGGCTGGTGGACTGCAGGGACACGGACGACGACGGCAGCGGCGGCCGCGGCTCGGGCGCCACGCTCGGGGCGGTCGCCTCCGCCGAGGTTTCCTTCCTGGACATGGAGCCGGCAGAGATCGACGCCTACATCGCCACCGGTGAACCGCTGCACTGCGCGGGTTCCTTCACTATCGACGGTCTGGGCGGGGCCTTTATCCGGAAGGTCGACGGCGACCCGCATGCCGTCGTCGGCCTTTCTGTCTCCACCCTGCGCGGACTGCTCGCTGCCGCCAATGTGCGCATCACGGATCTCTGGCCCCACCGGTAA
- a CDS encoding MFS transporter, whose protein sequence is MTVDRTVETGVQPGPARTTDTPALEFRPGRWIANWDAENKEQWESVGRGIARRNLNWSIFAEFLGFVVWQLWSIVVVQLPAAGFTFSTSEIFWLISMPSLVGATLRIPYTFMVPRFGGRNWTIVSALLLLIPSIGLALCVSNPETPFGTMLLVAALAGFGGGNFASSMANITFFYPAREKGWALGLNAAGGNLGAAVAQLAVPIVITLLAAGTVNLPLAGWMWVPFILLAAFGAFKYMNNLTSAKGDVAGSVAALKEPHLWIMALLYIGTFGSFIGFAGVFPKLIKDYFPGFSSIGVGTVALSLAFLGPLVGSLARPYGGRMADRMGGARMTVSAFAAMAVITLTMVWTLPLKNFLLFLVLFLMLFTASGFGNGATYRMIPVIFATSSRAARKGASAVATQRLASSALGLISAIGAYGGFVIPQVLNASSTATGSYTPAFYGFVGAYVLMLAVCWTCYIRNAGRNAMGHI, encoded by the coding sequence GTGACTGTTGACCGCACTGTCGAAACCGGCGTACAGCCCGGCCCTGCCCGCACCACAGACACCCCTGCCCTTGAATTCCGCCCCGGCCGCTGGATCGCCAACTGGGATGCGGAGAACAAAGAACAGTGGGAGTCCGTGGGCCGCGGCATCGCCCGCCGCAACCTGAACTGGTCAATCTTCGCCGAGTTCCTCGGCTTCGTGGTGTGGCAGCTCTGGTCCATCGTGGTGGTCCAGCTTCCCGCCGCCGGCTTCACCTTCTCCACGTCGGAAATTTTCTGGCTCATCTCCATGCCCAGCCTCGTGGGCGCGACGCTCCGCATCCCCTACACGTTCATGGTCCCCCGCTTCGGCGGCCGGAACTGGACCATCGTGTCGGCCCTGCTGCTCCTGATCCCCTCCATCGGGCTGGCCCTCTGCGTCTCCAACCCGGAAACCCCCTTCGGCACCATGCTCCTGGTGGCGGCCCTGGCCGGCTTCGGCGGCGGCAACTTCGCCAGCTCAATGGCCAACATCACCTTCTTCTACCCAGCCCGGGAAAAGGGCTGGGCGCTGGGCCTGAACGCCGCGGGCGGAAACCTCGGTGCCGCCGTCGCACAGCTTGCCGTTCCCATTGTGATCACCCTGCTGGCCGCCGGCACGGTCAACCTTCCCCTGGCCGGATGGATGTGGGTCCCCTTCATCCTGCTGGCCGCGTTCGGCGCCTTCAAGTACATGAACAACCTCACCAGCGCCAAGGGCGACGTGGCCGGCTCCGTGGCCGCGCTCAAGGAACCGCACCTGTGGATTATGGCTTTGCTGTACATCGGGACATTTGGCTCCTTCATCGGCTTCGCCGGCGTGTTCCCCAAGCTGATCAAGGACTACTTCCCCGGGTTCTCCAGCATCGGTGTGGGAACCGTGGCCCTCTCGCTCGCCTTCCTGGGCCCGCTGGTGGGTTCGCTGGCCCGCCCCTACGGCGGCCGCATGGCGGACCGCATGGGCGGAGCCCGGATGACCGTTTCGGCGTTCGCCGCCATGGCCGTGATTACGCTGACCATGGTCTGGACCTTGCCGCTGAAGAACTTCCTGCTCTTCCTGGTCCTGTTCCTGATGCTCTTCACCGCCAGCGGCTTCGGCAACGGCGCCACGTACCGGATGATCCCGGTCATCTTCGCCACCTCCAGCCGAGCCGCACGCAAGGGCGCAAGCGCCGTGGCCACCCAGCGCCTGGCGTCCTCTGCCCTCGGCCTGATCTCCGCGATCGGGGCCTACGGCGGCTTCGTCATCCCCCAGGTCCTGAACGCCTCCAGCACCGCCACCGGCTCCTACACCCCCGCCTTCTACGGCTTCGTCGGAGCCTACGTCCTGATGCTGGCCGTCTGCTGGACCTGCTACATCCGCAACGCCGGCCGGAACGCGATGGGACACATCTAG
- a CDS encoding MFS transporter, translating to MSSTDTTALPGAQQPVNSRGRVIVASLIGTTVEFYDFYVYATAAVLVFPKLFFPSANETTQLLSSFAVFGVAFIARPLGSIIFGHFGDKFGRKGTLVASLLTMGIATFLIGCLPTALVPGWEFLAPALLVVMRFAQGLALGGEWSGAALLATENAPANKRAIYGTFPQLGAPIGFIIANVIFLVASYTLTPEAFAAWGWRVPFLLSAVMVILGLYVRLKLIETPAFTKVVESNEVAKLPLGRVFKGSWRQLILGTFIMLATYVLFYLMTTFTLTYGTKPTLEGAKAAAEKAGKPMSEAAAAAFVPGLGYSRNDFLWMLIAGVVFFGIFTLVSGPLAEKYGRRKMLIAVTAGIFVFGLLFVPLFSGGFVGTMGLLILGFSLMGLTFGPMGALLPELFPTNVRYTGSAISYNFSSILGAAVAPFIAVALWESAKGSPVLVGVYLTSMAVLTLIALFLTRETRDVDYENNVA from the coding sequence ATGTCATCCACCGATACCACCGCGCTGCCAGGTGCACAGCAGCCGGTGAACTCCCGCGGCCGCGTCATCGTGGCCAGCCTGATCGGCACCACAGTGGAGTTTTACGACTTCTATGTCTACGCCACCGCCGCCGTCCTCGTCTTCCCGAAGCTCTTCTTCCCCAGCGCGAACGAAACCACGCAGCTGCTGAGCTCCTTTGCCGTGTTTGGCGTGGCCTTCATCGCCCGCCCCCTCGGCTCGATCATCTTCGGGCACTTCGGTGACAAGTTCGGCCGCAAGGGCACGTTGGTGGCTTCGCTGCTGACCATGGGTATTGCCACGTTCCTCATCGGATGCCTCCCCACCGCACTGGTTCCGGGCTGGGAGTTCCTGGCACCGGCCCTGCTGGTGGTCATGCGCTTTGCCCAGGGCCTGGCGCTCGGCGGCGAATGGAGCGGGGCCGCGCTGCTGGCCACCGAGAACGCCCCCGCCAACAAGCGCGCTATCTACGGCACCTTCCCGCAGCTCGGCGCCCCGATTGGCTTCATCATCGCCAACGTCATCTTCCTGGTGGCAAGCTACACCCTGACCCCGGAGGCCTTCGCCGCATGGGGCTGGCGCGTGCCGTTCCTGCTCAGCGCCGTCATGGTGATCCTGGGCCTCTATGTCCGGCTCAAGCTGATCGAAACCCCGGCCTTCACCAAGGTGGTGGAATCCAATGAGGTGGCCAAGCTGCCGCTGGGCCGCGTCTTCAAGGGCAGCTGGCGCCAGCTGATCCTGGGCACCTTCATCATGCTGGCCACGTACGTGCTCTTCTACCTGATGACCACGTTCACGCTCACTTACGGCACCAAGCCAACCCTGGAGGGTGCCAAGGCTGCAGCCGAAAAGGCCGGCAAGCCGATGTCTGAAGCCGCTGCCGCCGCGTTCGTTCCCGGCCTCGGCTACAGCCGGAACGACTTCCTCTGGATGCTGATCGCCGGCGTGGTCTTCTTCGGCATCTTCACCCTGGTCTCCGGACCCCTGGCCGAAAAGTACGGCCGCCGCAAGATGCTCATCGCCGTCACCGCCGGCATCTTCGTGTTCGGCCTGCTGTTCGTCCCGCTGTTCAGTGGCGGCTTTGTGGGCACCATGGGCCTGCTGATCCTTGGGTTCTCGCTCATGGGCCTGACCTTCGGACCAATGGGGGCACTGCTGCCTGAATTGTTCCCCACCAACGTTCGGTACACCGGCTCGGCCATCAGCTACAACTTCTCCAGCATCCTGGGTGCCGCAGTGGCGCCGTTCATCGCCGTGGCACTGTGGGAGTCCGCCAAGGGCAGCCCGGTCCTGGTCGGTGTGTACCTGACCTCAATGGCAGTGCTCACCCTGATCGCGCTGTTCCTTACCCGCGAAACCCGGGACGTGGACTACGAGAACAACGTGGCCTGA
- a CDS encoding YybH family protein → MLAPSFQEEVDRYHQAVPEITRGNPAPIKELYSRLDDVTLANPFGGIARGWAQVEARLDQAARQFRDGEMLGFDTVTSYTARDTAYLVETEHFRARLDGAATTEEFALRVSSIFRREEGYWKLVHRHADPAARPQSRRSLTQPPA, encoded by the coding sequence ATGCTCGCACCAAGCTTCCAGGAAGAAGTGGACCGCTACCACCAGGCGGTTCCAGAGATCACGCGGGGAAACCCGGCCCCCATCAAGGAACTGTACTCCCGGCTGGACGACGTCACCCTGGCCAATCCGTTCGGCGGGATCGCTCGCGGCTGGGCCCAGGTGGAGGCCCGGCTGGACCAGGCCGCGCGGCAGTTCCGCGACGGCGAGATGCTGGGCTTCGACACCGTAACCTCCTACACGGCCCGCGACACCGCCTACCTGGTGGAGACCGAGCACTTCCGCGCCCGGCTTGACGGAGCGGCCACCACGGAGGAGTTCGCGCTGCGCGTGAGCAGCATCTTCCGGCGCGAGGAAGGCTATTGGAAGCTGGTGCACCGCCACGCGGACCCGGCTGCCCGGCCCCAGTCCCGCCGTTCGCTCACGCAGCCGCCGGCCTGA
- a CDS encoding TetR/AcrR family transcriptional regulator: MTSPLPSPDAEPATPSRRELNKAATRQAITDAALGLLRSQGPGNFTVEDIADAAGISRRTFFNYFGSTDAALASIVHGFLDNAIQQLRLRPADEPMLESAQAALMALADPKAIAPLAELFTLTQQSPLMSHTELEAWDHCRAQVFTVARERLAGTPGAQDELYVHALAGSIISCGKAAMEVWFSRRGPDLSPASLAELRQLLIDAMALLGAGFTTTAFPSATRSS; this comes from the coding sequence GTGACAAGCCCCCTCCCTTCTCCCGACGCCGAGCCGGCCACCCCGTCGCGCCGGGAACTGAACAAGGCGGCCACGCGCCAGGCCATAACGGACGCTGCACTGGGACTCCTTCGTTCCCAGGGCCCGGGAAACTTCACCGTGGAGGACATCGCCGACGCCGCGGGCATTTCGCGCCGCACCTTCTTCAACTACTTCGGCAGCACGGACGCCGCATTGGCGTCCATCGTCCATGGCTTCCTGGACAACGCCATCCAGCAGCTGCGTCTCCGCCCGGCGGACGAGCCGATGCTGGAGTCAGCCCAGGCCGCGCTGATGGCCCTGGCGGACCCCAAGGCCATCGCCCCGCTCGCCGAACTGTTCACGCTGACCCAGCAGAGCCCGCTGATGTCCCACACGGAACTCGAGGCGTGGGACCACTGCCGGGCCCAGGTCTTCACCGTTGCCCGCGAACGCCTCGCCGGCACCCCCGGCGCCCAGGACGAGCTGTATGTCCACGCCCTGGCCGGCTCCATCATCTCCTGCGGCAAGGCTGCCATGGAGGTCTGGTTCAGCCGGCGCGGGCCGGACCTCTCGCCCGCCTCCCTGGCCGAACTCCGCCAACTGCTCATCGATGCCATGGCCCTGCTGGGCGCCGGCTTCACAACCACCGCTTTCCCATCCGCCACCCGTTCCTCCTGA